From one Dryobates pubescens isolate bDryPub1 chromosome 2, bDryPub1.pri, whole genome shotgun sequence genomic stretch:
- the SPEG gene encoding striated muscle preferentially expressed protein kinase isoform X2, whose protein sequence is MKKIWVKKRFQKTGHSRRFGRFTHVFRSCRKQSYDSETGEDEPSDPQVTQHSNLHDETAFSTPTGGSDTLVDTSMNTTPTSVLALSQAEERSSWSGSQQTVVEKETDASLSARGPYLRPAARQQPQGTPRQANTLAPRGAEVRHLGVEPLVRASRANLVGTSWGSEDSLSVASDPYGSAFSLYRGRALSLHVSIPQGGYRRDDSHSGPVSPKPGAEAPRSPAALPLTTKPPIIRSPSPRTGACLPLPTGAASQPATRGPGVPSYTPVTPRKKSSVPAEYQDTVAEEYEEKIKKPKSSGYSQGSTQESRPQTPMSDTSGRISVRASPKLVRAGSKIFERLQYFEDRRRSLEQSDSLFPPHSGLPLRKTRSFDQPGSGLRRASTPGGSREDVRDRWDADSTAACRRLAFRQKAASFDERGKFAGRVYAIEHKFAEELTRIKRTVSKQQLRRSQELCKAGLPPAPSPPAAAEPAAPHAPRTPSSHGAGGRKALPPKTLLPAEGTHVIQHLALSSVALVGPDGELEPRGQRGRKAPALGSTAASQPTEVEDAGARKGPQQEGTREVKKKEQWLLTQAAPHGWAALSQAGPAEGSPCPDGGPTGEARAPGTVSEALAARLSVPHGLHRRSEAPTEVRFLPWAKPGMEQEARLERSWAGQHGIGREVERRQMKVSEKKESGRTVQEGRSTRSKGKGRRARPTSPEIESSDDSYVSAGEDPLEAPVFEIPIQDMAVAVGAEVLLKCIVTANPHPEVSWRKDGVPLRSSTARPIKAEGERHTLLVRSARVADAGLYTVTAANEVGATCCSAILSVRPAPAVERHGNLPPPLGQASPITSDEEYLSPLEEFPESGTPQRRPAMKLQPRAEHGAARSSPESTFKAAPTFEVSLLDQSVLEGQDVSMTVCVRGEPKPIIYWLRNRQPVKYGRRHHAEEAEGTRGCFTLHILAAERTDTGFYTCKAVNEYGTKQCEAKLEVRARPECQSLAIVVPLKDVVVGAGELALFECLVAGPPDMDVDWLSRGRLLQPALLKCKMHFDGRKCNLLLTSVHEDDSGIYTCKLSTAKDELTCSARLTVQPSVQPLFTRKLEDVDVVEGRTARFDCMISGTPPPAVTWTHFGQAVQEGENVRIQRDGGLHSLVIVHVGSEDEGQYMVTARNAHGQVECSAELYVEEPRPSATSQISKLEKMPSIPEEPEQAETETECFTMPDFLKPLQNLDVVESKEAVLECQVAGLPYPSITWFHNGSRIDSTDDRKMMQYKDVHRLVFTAVSHAHAGVYKSVIANKVGKATCYAHLYVTDVVPTPPDGPPTVASVTGRAITLTWNKPKWLDTAIDPNSLTYIVQMQVLGTTQWLVLVAGVRDTTYTVHGLTKGAQYLFRVITATPKTNSKPSPFVGPVQLLDRGPYLEEAPVILDKPDVVYMVEGQPASITITINHVEAIVTWKRGGQVLGEQVGTCEVTMPDDNQHCLRLLCVGQEAMGLLACEVSNRHGTASCTLHLCLAEAPCFESIMEDIDAHEGETARFVVVVEGKPLPGIMWYKDGELLEESSHLSFVYEDNECSLVVLGAAESDSGVYTCTAKNLAGEVSCKAELVVRAAQPTADAAMEEEALHKARRLTDYYDVHEEIGRGAFSYLRRVTEKSSRHDFAAKFIPGRTKAKQSARRELHILSQLDHERIVFFHDAFEKKNAIILVMELCAKEELLDRMARKPSVCESEVRSYIRQVLEGICYLHQHKVLHLDIKPENLLMADSSSEQVRICDFGNAQELTPDEPQYCKYGTPEFVGPEIVNQSPISSVTDIWPVGVITYLCLTGISPFVGENDKTTLMNIRNYNVAFEERMFQGLTREAKGFVIKVLVNDRLRPTAEQTLEHPWFKTLAKGKIISTDHLKLFLSRRKWQRSQISYKCNMVLRPIPELLEDTSNHLSIAVPRHLKESPALSSSSDSDDLDELPFIPMPHQVEFSGSRMSLNEIPTDDEAIGPFEGLQLESVAVGDVSTMEWQSQGSGKPVVALGKRARGSGLRQPCTEAEAPVSSDEEAPETQKRPEYPRKAMRKGSSLESPGSARRGELKRGSSADNALLVHQPSGTDEGAEVGRGPCRALAKAASMELPRRKVVWGEDDHAQRLELMRQRLLRGSSGDSKVSGLRGPLLETLGVSPDKKVPRPTRLEPRASAAPRLVRAASSEATSPRLLPTERRLQKSSSFSHGDAEPVVRHRRYGAPLEIPMGHLEAQQLKESPSLSALSDARPPVSPDTPGLPTPPAAELATTQAPAAKAALGRRLTSEERGQPAANVAATTTGTKFTSRRQEEKTPIKVAGASGERVARVGALTPQQPLTPSIQGPQTSSYAKVMQALGAVPGGEPTTEEIPKPSPATSTEPPPPAPPLRKEMKPTGSSSSLIIQDIDSEEVFEAKFKRGRESSLSRGLKLLTRSRSEDRHLAGPPAPDEGIYRPTPAGVPLELHRDRPTGLAAKSKSVQDLHEVEKDRGFLRRMSVLLKRTPPTERKKSRGEDGGSETPSGGRRLSWSLSLGSSKERRDSESLKSEPGGVGERESPVVAVRRKISNTVERVSARLRSRSDEQLEGEGAPELRRAISEGESLQPGTHPEPAPSSESLRSEGSTRSSASAKGGGDSQKRTRWERWGLSRSKKEKMASQPSIPSSLLREEGPAAGRAHTPSESDFPPIFHIKLKDQVLLEGEALTLCCLPAGSPTPRILWMKDKKSLQPDSALNVVSCKDGRQMLTITKVSRKDAGLYECAAANILGTAISSCTLAVARLPGRPGTPEIPQKYKNTVLVLWKPAESKAPCTYTLERRLDGEHEWKIVSTGITDCYFNVTELPPGSAAKFRVACVNKAGQGPYSTPSGKVHLEAADARAAPAKDSAVLVPEKVASSRSTQTPMGQLEPPVTVAPPITPPRKHKGGQKADGVAQVDVPSGVLQPPAPPEGSERPDPELPPNITVCVPPELMFTPPRTAASPHTDTPPRGSPALPTDTSSPPQAPSPSKLSPSSPPLATPSSAPVPPLATNTTPARKMPPYMVTSFVSMPPALPPAQESPATAPSSKESQTESRVPGAKDSMVLQQGVPQKPYTFLDEKARGRFGVIRLCKENATGKHFMAKIVPYEAERKQSVLQEYEILKALHHERIMALHEAYITPRYLVLICENCAGKEILYSIVDRFRYSEDDVVNYVLQLLQGLEYLHGRRIVHLDIKPDNVLISGMNALKIIDFGSAQTYNPLVLRQLGRRVGTLEYMSPEVVKGDPVGSAADVWGVGVLTYIMLSGRSPFFELDPIETENRILAGRFDAFKLYPNVSQSAALFIRKVLAVHPWSRPTVKDCFANAWLQDAYLMKLRRQTLTFTTNRLKEFLVDHQRRRGEAVTKHKVLLRSYQGGQPPGPQ, encoded by the exons CAGTATCCCCCAGGGGGGCTACCGGAGAGATGACTCCCACAGTGGCCCTGTCTCTCCGAAACCTGGTGCTGAAGCCCCAAggtcccctgctgccctgccattGACCACCAAGCCACCCATTATCCGCTCACCATCTCCCCGTACTGGTGCGTGCCTGCCATTGCCCACTGGTGCTGCATCTCAGCCTGCCACCCGTGGCCCTGGCGTCCCCTCCTACACGCCTGTGACCCCCCGCAAGAAGTCCTCAGTGCCCGCTGAGTATCAGGACACTGTTGCTGAGGAGTATGAGGAGAAGATCAAGAAGCCCAAATCCTCAGGGtactcccagggcagcacacaaGAGTCCCGTCCCCAGACGCCCATGAGTGACACCTCCGGTCGCATCTCTGTCAGGGCATCCCCCAAGCTGGTGCGTGCTGGTTCTAAGATCTTCGAGAGGCTGCAGTACTTTGAGGACCGGCGGCGGAGCCTGGAGCAGTCAGACAGCCTCTTCCCCCCTCACTCTGGCCTTCCCTTGCGTAAGACACGCTCCTTCGACCAGCCTGGCTCCGGCTTGCGCCGCGCCAGCACCCCGGGCGGCTCGCGGGAGGACGTGCGGGACCGCTGGGATGCGGACAGCACAGCGGCGTGCCGGCGCTTGGCCTTCCGGCAGAAAGCCGCTTCCTTTGACGAGCGCGGCAAGTTTGCCGGCCGCGTCTACGCCATCGAGCACAAGTTCGCGGAGGAGCTGACCCGCATCAAGCGGACGGtctccaagcagcagctgcGGCGGTCCCAGGAGCTGTGCAAAGCTGGGCTGCCCCCGGCACCCTCGCCCCCAGCGGCCGCCGAGCCTGCCGCCCCCCACGCCCCTCGTACCCCCTCCTCGCATGGTGCTGGTGGGCGCAAGGCACTGCCTCCGAAGACCCTCTTGCCAGCGGAGGGCACGCATGTCATCCAGCACCTGGCGCTTTCCAGCGTGGCACTCGTGGGACCCGATGGGGAGCTAGAGCCGCGGGGCCAACGTGGGAGGAAAGCACCAGCACTCGGCAGTACGGCAGCCAGTCAGCCCACTGAGGTGGAAGATGCAGGTGCCAGGAAGGGTCCGCAGCAAGAGGGCACTAGGGAAGTGAAGAAGAAGGAGCAGTGGCTGTTAACACAAGCTGCTCCACATGGATGGGCAGCTCTTTCACAGGCGGGTCCTGCTGAAGGCAGCCCGTGCCCGGATGGGGGCCCCACTGGAGAAGCCCGTGCCCCCGGGACAGTGAGTGAAGCCCTGGCTGCCCGGCTCTCTGTGCCTCATGGGCTGCACCGGCGGTCAGAGGCACCCACAGAGGTACGGTTTCTGCCTTGGGCGaagccagggatggagcaggaggcTCGCTtggagagaagctgggcagggcaaCATGGCAttggcagggaggtggagagaagGCAGATGAAGGTgtcagagaagaaagagagtgGCCGAACAGTTCAAGAAGGCAGGAGCACACGAAGCAAGGGGAAGGGGCGTCGAGCCAGACCTACCTCTCCGGAGATAG AATCCTCCGACGATTCTTATGTCTCAGCGGGTGAAGACCCCCTGGAAGCCCCTGTATTTGAGATCCCCATCCAGGACATGGCGGTGGCTGtgggggcagaggtgctgctcaAGTGCATTGTCACAGCCAACCCCCATCCAGAAG TGTCCTGGAGGAAGGACGGGGTCCCGCTGCGGAGCAGCACGGCGCGGCCCATCAAGGCGGAGGGCGAGCGTCACACTTTGCTGGTCAGGAGCGCCCGGGTAGCCGACGCTGGCCTCTACACTGTCACGGCTGCCAACGAGGTGGGGGcgacctgctgcagtgccatcCTCAGCGTGCGGCCCG CCCCCGCAGTGGAGCGGCATGGGAACTTGCCCCCCCCCCTCGGCCAGGCGAGCCCCATCACCTCGGATGAGGAGTACCTGAGCCCCCTGGAAGAGTTTCCCGAGTCTGGGACCCCGCAACGCCGACCGGCCATGAAGCTGCAGCCTAGAGCTGAGCATGGGGCTGCCCGTAGTTCCCCAGAGAGTACCTTCAAGGCTGCACCCACCTTTGAG GTGTCCCTGTTGGACCAATCTGTGCTGGAGGGGCAGGATGTCAGCATGACCGTCTGTGTCCGTGGGGAACCCAAGCCCATCATTTACTG GCTGAGGAACCGGCAGCCAGTGAAGTACGGGCGCCGGCACCatgcagaggaggcagagggaacaCGGGGGTGCTTCACGCTGCACATCCTCGCGGCAGAGCGCACCGACACCGGCTTCTACACCTGCAAAGCTGTCAACGAGtatggcaccaagcagtgcGAGGCCAAGCTGGAGGTCAGAG CTCGCCCCGAGTGCCAGTCCCTGGCCATCGTGGTTCCCCTGAAGGACGTGGTGGTCGGGGCGGGGGAGCTGGCGCTCTTTGAGTGCCTGGTGGCTGGCCCGCCAGACATGGATGTAGACTGGCTGTCCCGGGGCcggctgctccagcctgccctgctcaaaTGCAAGATGCATTTTGACGGGCGCAAGTGCAATCTGCTGCTCACCTCCGTGCATGAGGACGACAGTGGGATCTACACATGcaaactcagcactgccaaag ATGAGCTGACCTGCAGTGCCCGGCTTACAGTGCAGCCCTCCGTGCAGCCGCTCTTCACCCGCAAGCTGGAGGACGTGGACGTCGTGGAAGGGCGGACGGCACGCTTTGACTGCATGATCAGTGGGActcccccccctgcagtcacttGGACCCATTTTG GCCAGGCAGTACAGGAGGGGGAGAATGTGCGGATTCAGCGTGATGGCGGGCTGCACTCACTGGTCATTGTGCATGTGGGCAGTGAGGATGAGGGGCAGTACATGGTGACTGCCAGGAATGCCCATGGCCAAGTGGAATGTTCTGCCGAGCTCTACGTGGAAGAGCCACGACCATCTGCCACTTCTCAGAT CTCCAAGCTGGAGAAGATGCCATCCATCCCAGaggagccagagcaggcagagactGAGACAGAGTGCTTCACCATGCCCGATTTCCTGAAGCCACTGCAAAAcctggatgtggtggagtcaaaAGAGGCCGTGCTGGAGTGCCAGGTGGCCGGGCTGCCTTATCCCTCCATCACTTGGTTCCACAATGGCTCCCGCATTGACAGCACCGATGACCGCAAGATGATGCAAT ATAAGGATGTCCATCGCCTGGTGTTCACAGCCGTCAGCCATGCACACGCTGGTGTCTATAAAAGTGTCATTGCCAACAAAGTGGGGAAGGCCACGTGCTATGCACACCTCTATGTCACTG atgtggtgccaaCACCCCCAGATGGGCCACCCACTGTGGCCTCGGTGACAGGCAGAGCCATTACACTGACCTGGAACAAGCCCAAGTGGCTGGACACTGCCATAG acCCCAACTCGCTGACCTACATAGTGCAAATGCAAGTGCTGGGCACAACGCAgtggctggtgctggtggccggCGTGCGGGACACCACCTACACGGTGCATGGGCTGACCAAGGGTGCCCAGTACCTCTTCCGTGTCATCACTGCCACCCCCAAGACCAACAGCAAGCCCTCCCCATTTGTGGggcctgtgcagctcctggaCCGGG GTCCCTACCTGGAAGAGGCCCCAGTCATCCTGGACAAGCCAGATGTGGTGTACATGGTGGAGGGTCAGCCAGCCTCCATCACCATCACAATCAACCACGTGGAGGCCATTGTCACCTGGAAGAG gggCGGGCAGGTGCTAGGGGAGCAGGTGGGCACATGCGAGGTGACGATGCCGGATGACAACCAGCACTGCCTGCGGCTGCTGTGCGTGGGCCAGGAGGCCATGGGGCTGCTGGCCTGCGAGGTGAGCAACCGtcatggcactgccagctgcaccctccacctctgccttgcAG AGGCACCATGCTTTGAGTCCATCATGGAAGACATAGACGCCCATGAAGGGGAGACAGCTCGCTTTGTAGTGGTGGTGGAGGGGAAACCGCTGCCAGGAATTATGTGGTACAAG gatggggagctgctggaggaaagcAGCCACCTGAGCTTTGTGTACGAGGACAACGAGTGCTCGCTGGtagtgctgggtgcagctgagTCTGACAGTGGTGTGTACACCTGCACAGCCAAAAACCTGGCTGGGGAGGTCTCCTGCAAGGCGGAGTTGGTGGTGCGGGCAG cccagcctacTGCTGATGCTGCCATGGAGGAGGAGGCACTGCACAAGGCACGACGCCTGACTGACTACTACGATGTGCATGAGGAGATTGGGAG GGGAGCTTTCTCCTACCTGCGGAGAGtgacagagaagagcagccgGCATGACTTTGCTGCCAAGTTCATCCCTGGGAGGACCAAGGCCAAGCAGTCAGCACGGAGGGAACTGCACATCCTCTCACAGCTGGACCATGAGCGCATCGTCTTCTTCCATGATGCCTTTGAGAAGAAGAACGCCATCATCTTGGTCATGGAGCT ctgtgccaaGGAAGAGCTTCTGGACAGGATGGCAAGGAAGCCTTCAGTGTGTGAGTCTGAG GTCCGGTCTTATATTCGGCAGGTCCTGGAGGGCATCTGCTACCTGCACCAGcacaaagtcctgcacctggacaTTAAA CCAGAAAACCTCCTCATGGCGGATTCCAGCAGCGAGCAGGTCCGGATCTGTGACTTTGGCAACGCGCAGGAGCTGACACCTGATGAGCCACAGTACTGCAAGTATGGCACCCCTGAGTTTGTGGGTCCTGAGATCGTCAACCAGAGCCCCATCTCCAGTGTCACTGACATCTG gcCTGTGGGGGTTATCACCTACCTCTG CTTGACGGGGATCTCCCCCTTCGTGGGGGAGAATGACAAGACAACACTAATGAATATCCGCAACTACAACGTGGCTTTTGAGGAGAGGATGTTCCAGGGGCTCACGCGAGAAGCCAAGGGCTTTGTCATCAAAGTGCTGGTTAACGACAGGCT GAGACCGACTGCAGAGCAGACCCTGGAGCATCCTTGGTTCAAG ACGCTGGCCAAGGGAAAGATCATCAGCACTGACCATCTAAAGCTCTTCCTTTCCCGTCGGAAATGGCAG CGTTCGCAGATCAGCTACAAGTGCAACATGGTGCTGCGGCCCATCCCAGAGCTGCTAGAGGACACGTCCAACCACCTCTCCATTGCTGTGCCCCGGCACCTCAAGGAGTCACCGGCGCTGTCATCCTCCTCAGATTCAGATGACCTGGATGAGCTGCCTTTCATCCCCATGCCACACCAGGTGGAGTTCTCTGGCTCCCGCATGTCACTCAATGAGATCCCCACGGACGATGAGGCCATTGGGCCATTTGAGGGGTTACAGCTGGAAAGTGTTGCAGTGGGGGATGTATCCACCATGGagtggcagagccagggctcAGGGAAGCCTGTGGTAGCCCTAGGGAAGCGGGCCAGGGGCTCTGGGCTGCGGCAGCCGTGCACAGAGGCAGAGGCACCTGTCTCCTCTGACGAAGAAGCCCCTGAAACTCAAAAGCGGCCAGAGTACCCTCGCAAAGCTATGAGGAAGGGCTCTAGCCTGGAATCCCCAGGGAGTGCCCGGCGGGGAGAGCTGAAAAGAGGCAGTTCGGCTGACAATGCCCTGCTGGTCCATCAGCCTTCAGGGACTGATGAGGGGGCCGAGGTTGGCCGGGGCCCGTGCCGGGCCCTGGCCAAGGCAGCCTCCATGGAGCTGCCACGGCGGAAGGTGGTCTGGGGGGAGGATGATCATGCCCAACGCCTGGAGCTGATGCGCCAGCGGCTACTgcggggcagctctggggacagcaAGGTCAGTGGCCTGCGGGGTCCCCTCCTGGAGACCCTGGGGGTCAGCCCTGACAAGAAGGTCCCACGGCCAACCCGGTTGGAGCCGCGGGCATCGGCAGCACCACGGCTCGTGCGGGCAGCCTCCAGTGAGGCCACCTCTCCGCGCCTCCTCCCCACTGAGCGCcggctgcagaagagcagctccttcagccatgGGGATGCCGAGCCTGTTGTCCGGCACCGCCGCTATGGCGCACCCCTGGAGATCCCAATGGGCCACCTGGAGGCCCAGCAGCTCAAGGAGTCCCCGTCGCTCTCAGCCCTCTCTGATGCCCGGCCCCCAGTGTCACCAGACACCCCTGGCTtaccaacacccccagcagcagagcttgccACGACCCAGGCCCCTGCTGCCAAGGCTGCCTTAGGGAGGAGGCTCACCTCTGAGGAGCGTGGCCAGCCAGCAGCTAATGTGGCTGCCACCACCACAGGAACTAAGTTCACAtccaggaggcaggaggagaagacaCCCATCAAGGTGGCTGGAGCCAGTGGGGAAAGGGTTGCAAGGGTGGGAGCACTCACCCCACAACAGCCCCTCACCCCCAGCATCCAAGGTCCCCAAACTTCTTCCTATGCCAAGGTCATGCAAGCCTtgggtgctgtgccaggtggGGAACCAACCACCGAGGAAATCCCCAAACCCTCACCAGCTACCTCCACTGAgccacctccaccagcaccgCCATTGAGGAAGGAGATGAAGCCCACTGGCTCCTCCAGTTCCCTGATCATCCAGGACATTGACTCAGAGGAGGTATTCGAGGCCAAGTTCAAGCGGGGCCGGGAGTCATCGCTCAGCCGAGGGCTGAAGCTCCTCACCCGCTCCCGCTCCGAGGACCGGCACCTGGCTGGGCCTCCAGCCCCTGATGAGGGCATCTACCGTCCCACGCCAGCTGGTGTGCCCCTGGAGTTGCACAGAGATCGACCCACTGGGCTGGCGGCCAAGTCCAAGTCGGTGCAGGATCTGCACGAGGTGGAGAAGGACAGGGGCTTCCTCCGGAGGATGTCTGTCCTCCTCAAGCGGACTCCACCTactgagagaaagaagagcaggggggaggatggaggTAGTGAGACCCCGTCTGGTGGGCGCCGCTTGTCCTGGAGCTTGTCCTTGGGCAGCTCCAAGGAGCGGAGGGACTCGGAGAGTCTCAAGTCAGAGCCGGGAGGTGTCGGGGAGAGGGAGTCGCCGGTGGTGGCCGTGCGGAGGAAGATCAGCAACACGGTAGAGAGGGTCTCGGCTCGGCTTCGCAGCCGGTCTGACGAGCAGCTGGAGGGCGagggggccccagagctccgCCGAGCCATCTCTGAGGGGGAGAGCTTGCAGCCAGGGACCCACCCCGAACCTGCGCCGTCCTCAGAGTCCCTGCGCTCAGAGGGCAGCACTCGCTCCTCTGCCTCCGCCAAAG GTGGGGGTGACAGCCAGAAGCGGACCCGCTGGGAGCGCTGGGGGCTCTCGCGGAGCAAGAAGGAGAAGATGGCATCACAGCCCAGcatcccctccagcctgctgcgGGAAGAGGGACCTGCTGCTGGTCGGGCACACACACCCAGCGAGTCGG ATTTCCCCCCCATTTTCCACATCAAGCTGAAGgaccaggtgctgctggagggtgaGGCGCTgaccctctgctgcctgcctgccggCAGCCCAACCCCTAGGATTCTCTGGATGAAAG acaaGAAGTCCCTGCAGCCAGACAGTGCACTGAATGTCGTCTCCTGCAAGGATGGCCGGCAGATGCTCACCATCACCAAGGTCTCCAGGAAGGATGCGGGGCTCTACGAGTGTGCAGCTGCCAACATCCTGGGCACAGCCATAAGCTCCTGCACGCTGGCTGTGGCAC GGCTCCCTGGGCGGCCGGGCACCCCAGAGATCCCCCAGAAGTACAAGAACACGGTGTTGGTGCTGTGGaagcctgcagagagcaaagccCCGTGCACCTACACGCTGGAACGCAGGCTGGATG GGGAGCACGAGTGGAAGATCGTCAGCACCGGCATCACTGACTGCTACTTCAATGTGACGGAGCTGCCCCCTGGGAGTGCTGCCAAGTTTCGAGTGGCTTGTGTCaacaaggctgggcaggggccctACAGCACCCCCTCAGGGAAGGTGCACCTCGAGGCAGCAG ATGCCCGAGCTGCCCCAGCCAAGGACAGTGCTGTCCTGGTCCCTGAGAAGGTGGCTTCCAGCCGGTCAACCCAAACACCcatggggcagctggagccgccAGTCACAGTCGCCCCTCCCATCACACCACCCCGCAAGCACAAGGGAGGACAGAAGGCAGATGGGGTAGCACAGGTGGATGTTCCCTCAGGggttctccagcctcctgcaccCCCAGAAGGATCAGAGCGGCCGGACCCTGAACTCCCACCCAACATCACTGTCTGTGTGCCCCCTGAACTGATGTTCACCCCACCTCGGACTGCTGCCTCACCCCACACAGACACCCCCCCCCGGGGCTCTCCTGCGCTCCCAACGGACACATCATCCCCACCCCAGGCTCCGTCTCCTTCCAAGTTGTCCCCCAGTTCCCCACCTTTGGCCACCCCCAGTTCAGCCCCCGTGCCGCCTCTTGCCACCAACACCACACCTGCAAGGAAGATGCCCCCCTACATGGTCACTTCCTTCGTCTCCATGccccctgcactgccccctgcGCAGGAGTCACCTGCCACTGCCCCATCCTCCAAGGAGTCCCAAACTGAGAGTAGGGTCCCAGGAGCAAAGGACAGCATGGTGCTGCAGCAAGGTGTCCCCCAGAAGCCATACACCTTCCTGGATGAGAAGGCAAG GGGCCGTTTTGGGGTGATCCGGCTGTGCAAAGAGAATGCCACTGGGAAGCACTTCATGGCCAAGATTGTGCCTTATGAGGCAGAGCGGAAGCAGAGTGTGCTGCAGGAGTATGAGATCCTCAAGGCACTGCACCATGAGCGCATCATGGCCCTGCATGAGGCATACATCACTCCCCGCTACCTGGTGCTCATCTGCGAGAACTGCGCTGGCAAGGAGATCCTCTACAGCATTGTAGACAG GTTTCGCTACTCAGAGGATGATGTGGTGAACTacgtgctgcagctcctgcagggcctcGAATACTTGCATGGCCGCCGCATCGTACACCTCGATATCAAGCCAGACAACGTGCTCATCTCGGGCATGAATGCCCTCAAGATCATCGATTTTGGCAGTGCCCAGACCTATAACCCCCTTGTGCTGCGGCAGCTGGGGCGGCGTGTTGGCACCCTGGAGTACATGT caccggAGGTGGTGAAAGGGGATCCTGTGGGCTCCGCAGCAGATGTCTGGGGTGTTGGTGTCCTTACCTACATCAT GCTCAGTGGGCGGTCACCCTTCTTTGAACTGGATCCCATTGAGACAGAGAACCGCATCCTAGCAGGGCGCTTTGATGCATTCAAGCTGTACCCCAACGTCTCCCAAAGTGCTGCCCTCTTCATCCGAAAGGTCCTTGCTGTCCACCCCTG gagtcGCCCTACAGTGAAGGACTGCTTTGCCAACGCCTGGCTTCAGGATGCCTACCTGATGAAGCTGCGCCGCCAGACTCTGACATTCACCACCAATCGCCTCAAGGAGTTCCTGGTTGACCACCAGCGGCGCCGCGGCGAGGCTGTCACCAAGCACAAGGTCTTACTCCGCTCTTACCAGGGCGGCCAGCCACCGGGGCCACAGTAG